The following proteins are encoded in a genomic region of Falsibacillus pallidus:
- the rpmG gene encoding 50S ribosomal protein L33 — translation MRVNITLACTDCSERNYISTKNKRNNPDRLELKKYCPREKRVTLHRETK, via the coding sequence ATGCGTGTAAATATCACTTTGGCTTGCACTGATTGCAGCGAGCGTAACTATATTTCTACAAAAAACAAGCGTAACAACCCTGATCGTCTTGAGCTTAAAAAATATTGCCCAAGAGAAAAGCGTGTTACATTACACCGCGAAACAAAGTAA
- a CDS encoding 5-formyltetrahydrofolate cyclo-ligase: MDKKELRKEIKKKLDALTFLEHAQNSYLTASTLFSTPEWKNAHTIGITVSNSPELDTWSIIKRAWDEGKRAAVPKCLPENKEMVFKHLTAFTDLERVFFGLYEPKECTTAIQKGGIDLMIVPGLAYQKNGFRIGFGGGYFDRYLSDFEGSTVSLAFKEQIVESLPVESFDIPVQKIIVEREVIDCRD; the protein is encoded by the coding sequence ATGGATAAGAAAGAATTGCGAAAAGAAATCAAAAAGAAGCTTGATGCACTTACATTTCTTGAACATGCACAAAACTCCTACTTAACAGCAAGCACACTGTTCAGCACACCAGAATGGAAAAATGCCCACACAATTGGGATTACCGTATCGAATTCTCCGGAACTTGATACATGGAGCATCATTAAACGTGCCTGGGATGAAGGAAAGAGGGCAGCAGTACCAAAATGCCTGCCGGAAAATAAGGAAATGGTTTTTAAGCATTTAACGGCTTTCACCGATTTAGAACGTGTCTTCTTTGGACTATATGAGCCTAAAGAATGTACAACTGCCATTCAAAAAGGGGGCATCGACTTAATGATAGTGCCCGGGCTCGCCTACCAAAAAAATGGTTTCCGCATTGGGTTTGGCGGAGGCTATTTTGACCGGTATTTATCCGATTTTGAAGGATCGACTGTTTCACTGGCATTCAAAGAACAAATCGTTGAGTCACTCCCTGTCGAAAGTTTTGATATACCAGTTCAAAAAATCATAGTGGAAAGAGAAGTCATTGATTGTCGTGATTGA
- a CDS encoding spore germination protein — protein MEKKLVSSSIDENIEYMKNAMAVDKSFDVIQLDLSYAGRRMVMFLVDGFVKDDILHYLMKLLAGLDEGQLENDPLDMLLKRYIPYVEVEEKDDLNQVVDTVLAGPTALFVDGIDKAILIDARTYPVRGPQEPDLERVVRGSRDGYVETLVFNTALTRRRIRDRTLRMEYLQIGRRSKTDVVVCYLEDIADPELVEKIKNSLSKIDTDGLPMAEKTIEEFVSGRHWNPYPMVRYTERPDTAAAHLYEGHVCIIVDGSPSVLITPTTYWHHLQHIEEYRNKPLVGAYLRLVRFLAVWASIFLLPLWYLFTIQPELLPIEFFSIGPDGSGPVPLLLQLILIELGIDILRMAAIHTPTSLGTALGLVAALMIGQVAVEVGIFINDVILYMAVAAIGTFATPSYELSLANRLVRIYLLVCTALFGMKGFVIATFLWIIMLTRLKSFGVPYMWPFIPFNMRAFRDVLLRSPIPLKNRRPRFLHPKDPDR, from the coding sequence ATGGAAAAAAAGCTAGTTTCATCATCTATCGATGAAAACATTGAATATATGAAAAACGCGATGGCGGTAGATAAAAGCTTTGACGTCATCCAGCTCGACCTATCCTATGCGGGGAGAAGGATGGTCATGTTCCTCGTGGATGGTTTCGTGAAAGACGATATCCTCCACTATCTCATGAAGCTTCTCGCAGGACTCGATGAAGGGCAGCTTGAAAATGACCCGTTGGATATGCTGTTGAAGCGGTACATACCGTATGTTGAAGTAGAAGAAAAAGATGATTTGAATCAAGTCGTCGATACGGTGCTTGCAGGTCCTACTGCACTTTTCGTTGATGGCATCGACAAAGCGATACTGATTGATGCCCGCACCTATCCTGTCAGGGGTCCGCAAGAGCCGGATCTTGAACGGGTGGTAAGGGGATCAAGGGATGGCTATGTTGAAACCTTGGTGTTTAATACGGCCTTGACCAGAAGACGGATACGGGACAGGACTCTCAGGATGGAATATTTGCAGATCGGAAGACGGTCAAAAACGGATGTGGTGGTTTGCTATTTGGAGGATATTGCAGATCCGGAGCTTGTGGAAAAAATAAAAAATTCCTTATCAAAAATTGATACAGATGGATTGCCAATGGCAGAAAAGACGATCGAAGAGTTCGTTTCCGGCAGGCATTGGAACCCATATCCAATGGTCCGATACACAGAAAGGCCGGATACGGCTGCAGCCCATTTGTATGAAGGACATGTGTGCATCATCGTGGATGGGTCCCCCAGTGTTTTGATCACGCCTACGACTTATTGGCATCACCTTCAACATATAGAAGAATACCGCAATAAACCACTAGTCGGTGCCTACCTTAGGCTAGTCAGATTTCTGGCAGTATGGGCCTCAATTTTCCTTCTTCCTTTATGGTATTTATTCACTATCCAGCCAGAGCTATTGCCCATTGAATTCTTCTCTATCGGCCCGGATGGCTCCGGACCAGTCCCATTGCTGCTTCAACTTATCCTGATTGAATTAGGAATTGATATACTTAGGATGGCGGCCATACATACGCCGACTTCCCTTGGTACCGCATTGGGGCTTGTGGCAGCATTGATGATCGGACAGGTGGCCGTTGAAGTGGGGATTTTCATCAATGATGTAATTCTTTATATGGCAGTAGCGGCAATCGGCACCTTTGCAACGCCAAGTTATGAATTGAGTCTTGCGAATCGCCTGGTGAGGATCTATTTGCTGGTATGCACCGCTTTATTTGGCATGAAAGGGTTCGTCATTGCCACATTCCTTTGGATCATTATGCTGACGAGACTGAAATCATTCGGCGTCCCCTATATGTGGCCGTTCATTCCATTTAATATGAGGGCGTTCAGGGATGTTTTGCTTCGGTCTCCTATTCCATTAAAAAATCGGAGGCCGCGCTTCCTCCATCCGAAAGATCCGGATCGATAA
- a CDS encoding DUF92 domain-containing protein gives MIEVILLSIFIFIICTAGIKTKSLSYSGGAAAFICGEIIAVSFGLRGLLILGAFFLSSSLLSRFKASEKSQVEEIAAKGSRRDWQQVAANGGPAAIFCMANIAEPQEVWLICFCACLAAANADTWASELGVLSRGKPYSIRSFRFVQKGTSGAVSMLGTLAALAGAAFIAVISLVLFWGIGAYALIWITLSGFLGSVADTVFGAFLQVEYQCRKCKLKTEKTIHCSRTTQKVKGWKFVTNETVNFISPLLAGLLILFIYF, from the coding sequence GTGATTGAAGTAATACTATTATCCATTTTCATCTTCATCATTTGCACAGCTGGAATAAAAACCAAAAGCCTTTCATATTCAGGTGGTGCAGCAGCTTTTATTTGCGGTGAAATCATCGCTGTTTCATTCGGCCTGAGAGGCTTGCTTATATTGGGAGCCTTTTTTCTTTCATCCAGTCTCTTATCCCGCTTCAAGGCTTCTGAAAAAAGTCAGGTGGAAGAGATAGCAGCTAAAGGTTCCCGGAGAGATTGGCAGCAAGTGGCTGCAAACGGAGGACCTGCAGCGATATTTTGCATGGCCAATATCGCTGAACCACAAGAGGTATGGCTGATTTGCTTCTGCGCCTGCCTTGCTGCAGCCAATGCAGATACGTGGGCATCCGAACTCGGGGTTTTAAGCAGAGGCAAGCCATACTCCATCCGCTCATTCCGTTTTGTCCAAAAGGGGACATCTGGTGCAGTGTCAATGCTTGGAACCCTAGCAGCTCTGGCTGGAGCAGCATTCATTGCGGTGATCAGCCTTGTCTTGTTTTGGGGGATAGGGGCTTATGCTTTGATTTGGATTACATTATCGGGATTTTTGGGAAGCGTGGCTGATACTGTTTTCGGAGCATTCCTGCAAGTGGAATATCAATGTAGGAAATGTAAATTGAAAACTGAAAAAACCATTCATTGCAGCAGAACTACCCAAAAAGTAAAAGGGTGGAAGTTTGTGACTAATGAAACGGTGAATTTTATCTCCCCACTTCTGGCGGGCCTGCTGATTTTGTTCATTTATTTTTGA
- a CDS encoding rhomboid family protein, translating to MNGLDVKREWLFWKIANELVEKNNYRLLKISSNQNEIWMENVSQKHAPVIRLTNHDVDWSNRLQQEIEWTARNGENIRTAFHKRNVKVQNVYISDFPPVDEYQFRLEKPFTSLDQKVEVTSIMILMNDWQNGVHQLNSLLQPPSPISINESSEDEATVEGLQQSVIQTSAKREETERGLFEFGKPFFTYIFLGIQVIMFLLLEISGGSTNSETLIKFGAKYNPLILQGEWWRFFAPIFLHIGLLHLLMNSLALYFLGPAVEKIYGRLRFLWIYLFAGFSGSVASFVFSDHLSAGASGAIFGCFGALLYFGSVYPNLFFRTMGTNVLVVIAINLVFGFTSSGIDNAGHIGGLIGGFLATGAVHFPKQKKLRKQLLFLLISLAAAAGFLFYGYRYSAANQGPDSVNILAQEYIQDKNYSDAQNLLEDYLSSHEGNALTYFFLSFAEMKEEAYPSAKEHLQKAVKLEPSFHEAHYNLALLYYDEGDYDQAKKEVEKALQYSDDKKYKTLLDQLESLSGSSN from the coding sequence GTGAATGGGTTGGACGTTAAGAGAGAGTGGCTTTTTTGGAAAATCGCTAATGAATTGGTTGAAAAAAATAATTACCGATTATTGAAGATATCAAGCAATCAGAATGAAATTTGGATGGAGAATGTCTCTCAAAAACATGCACCCGTCATCAGGCTGACAAATCACGATGTAGATTGGAGCAACAGGCTCCAGCAGGAAATTGAGTGGACGGCAAGGAATGGCGAGAACATCAGGACGGCCTTTCATAAGAGAAATGTTAAAGTTCAGAATGTCTATATTTCAGATTTCCCTCCTGTTGATGAGTATCAATTCAGGCTGGAAAAACCTTTTACTTCTTTAGATCAAAAGGTCGAAGTAACTTCTATTATGATTCTAATGAATGATTGGCAAAATGGAGTTCACCAATTGAACTCATTATTGCAGCCGCCTTCACCTATTTCTATCAATGAGAGTTCAGAGGATGAAGCGACCGTTGAAGGGCTTCAGCAATCCGTCATCCAGACTTCTGCAAAAAGGGAAGAAACAGAACGTGGTCTTTTTGAATTCGGGAAGCCTTTTTTCACCTATATCTTTTTAGGGATCCAAGTCATCATGTTCCTGCTGTTGGAAATCAGTGGAGGCAGTACGAACTCAGAGACGCTTATTAAGTTTGGGGCCAAATACAATCCATTGATCCTTCAAGGGGAATGGTGGAGATTCTTTGCACCGATCTTCCTGCATATAGGACTTCTTCATTTATTGATGAACTCGCTGGCCCTTTATTTCTTGGGGCCAGCTGTCGAAAAGATATATGGCAGACTTCGTTTCCTTTGGATTTACTTATTTGCGGGTTTTTCCGGGTCAGTGGCAAGCTTCGTTTTTTCCGATCATTTATCCGCAGGAGCGAGCGGCGCCATTTTTGGCTGTTTTGGGGCGCTTCTCTATTTTGGTTCTGTGTATCCGAATCTGTTCTTTCGTACAATGGGGACAAACGTACTTGTTGTCATCGCCATCAATCTAGTATTCGGATTCACATCTTCTGGAATTGATAATGCAGGCCATATCGGAGGATTAATTGGTGGGTTCTTAGCGACGGGTGCCGTGCATTTCCCTAAGCAAAAAAAGCTAAGGAAGCAGCTGCTTTTCTTGCTGATCTCCTTGGCAGCTGCTGCTGGATTCCTGTTTTACGGCTATCGATACAGTGCAGCAAACCAGGGTCCTGATTCAGTGAATATCCTTGCTCAGGAATATATCCAGGATAAGAACTATTCAGATGCACAAAACCTCTTGGAAGACTATCTCAGCAGCCATGAGGGAAATGCGCTTACTTACTTCTTCCTATCATTTGCCGAAATGAAAGAGGAAGCATATCCTTCTGCAAAAGAACACCTCCAGAAGGCAGTGAAGCTTGAGCCATCTTTTCATGAGGCACATTACAATCTCGCGCTTCTTTACTATGATGAAGGAGACTATGATCAAGCCAAAAAAGAAGTTGAAAAGGCGCTGCAGTATTCAGATGATAAAAAATATAAAACCTTATTGGATCAACTTGAATCATTATCCGGTTCATCCAATTAA